A DNA window from Peromyscus leucopus breed LL Stock chromosome 3, UCI_PerLeu_2.1, whole genome shotgun sequence contains the following coding sequences:
- the Epha1 gene encoding LOW QUALITY PROTEIN: ephrin type-A receptor 1 (The sequence of the model RefSeq protein was modified relative to this genomic sequence to represent the inferred CDS: inserted 2 bases in 2 codons) encodes MERRWPLGLALLLLLLLLCAPLPPGARAEEVTLMDTSKAQGELGWLLDPPEDGWSEGQQMLNGTPLYMYQDCPVQESGDTNHWLRSNWIYRGEEASHVHVELQFTVRDCKSFPGGAGPLGCKETFNLLYMESDQDVGIQLRRPLFQKVTTVAADQSFTIRDLESGSVKLNVERCSLGRLTHRGLYLAFHNPGSCVALVSVRVFYQHCAETVHGLAHFPDTLPGPGGLVEVAGTCVPHARXSPGSAGTPRMHCSPDGEWLVPVGQCHCKPGYEERGGSVGCTACPVGSYRRDMETLHCLKCPQHSTTVSEGATICTCENGHYRAPGEGPQVACTRPPSAPQNLSFSVSGTQLSLRWEPPKDTGGRHDIRYSVECLQCRGIAQDGGPCQPCGKGVRFAPGASGLTASPVQVEGLEPYANYTFTVKSQNXVSGLDSSSPSSASLSINMGHAESLSGLSLRLVKKEPRQLELTWAGSRPRNPGGNLSYELHVLNQDEEWHQMVPEPRVLLTKLQPDTTYIVRVRTLTPLGPGPFSPDHEFRTSPPVSRSLTGGEIVAIIFGLLLGIALLIGIYVFRSRRGQRQRQQRQRERATNVDREDKLWLKPYVDLQAYEDPAQGALDFAQELDPGWLIVDTVIGEGEFGEVYRGALRLPSQDCKTVAIKTLKDTSPDGQWWNFLREATIMGQFNHPHILRLEGVVTKRKPIMIVTEFMENGALDAFLKEREDQLAPGQLVAMLLGIASGMNYLSGHNYVHRDLAARNILVNQNLCCKVSDFGLTRLLDDFDGTYETQGGKIPIRWTAPEAIAHRIFTTASDVWSFGIVMWEVLSFGDKPYGEMSNQEVMKSIEDGYRLPPPVDCPAPLYELMKNCWAYDRTRRPHFLQLQAHLEQLLTDPHSLRTIANFDPRVTLRLPSLSGSDGIPYRSVSEWLESIRMKRYILHFRSAGLDTMECVLELTAEDLTQMGITLPGHQKRILCSIQGFKD; translated from the exons ATGGAGCGGCGCTGGCCCCTGGGGCtcgcgctgctgctgctgctgctgctgctctgcgcCCCGCTGCCCCCGGGGGCGCGCGCCGAGGAAG TCACTTTGATGGACACAAGCAAGGCACAAGGAGAGTTGGGCTGGCTTCTGGATCCCCCGGAGGACGGG TGGAGTGAAGGGCAACAAATGCTGAATGGGACACCTCTGTACATGTATCAGGACTGCCCCGTACAGGAAAGTGGAGACACTAACCACTGGCTTCGTTCCAATTGGATCTACCGAGGGGAGGAAGCTTCGCATGTCCACGTAGAGCTGCAGTTCACTGTGAGGGATTGTAAGAGTTTCCCAGGGGGAGCTGGGCCTCTGGGATGCAAGGAGACCTTCAACCTTCTCTACATGGAGAGTGACCAGGATGTGGGCATTCAGCTCCGACGGCCTTTGTTCCAAAAG GTAACCACCGTGGCTGCAGACCAGAGCTTCACCATTAGAGACCTGGAGTCTGGCTCTGTGAAACTGAACGTAGAACGCTGCTCCTTGGGCCGCCTGACCCACCGTGGCCTCTACCTAGCTTTCCACAACCCGGGTTCCTGTGTGGCCCTGGTGTCCGTAAGAGTGTTCTACCAGCACTGTGCAGAGACTGTGCATGGCTTGGCCCACTTCCCAGACActctccctggacctggaggGTTGGTCGAAGTGGCTGGAACCTGCGTCCCCCATGCCA TCAGCCCGGGGTCCGCAGGTACGCCACGGATGCACTGCAGCCCTGATGGTGAGTGGCTGGTTCCTGTGGGCCAGTGCCACTGCAAGCCTGGCTACGAGGAACGCGGTGGCAGTGTGGGATGCACCG cctgccctgTTGGCTCCTACCGAAGGGACATGGAAACACTCCATTGTCTCAAGTGCCCCCAACATAGCACAACAGTGTCTGAGGGGGCCACCATCTGTACCTGTGAGAATGGACATTACCGAGCCCCCGGGGAGGGCCCCCAGGTAGCATGCACAC GTCCCCCGTCGGCTCCCCAAAATCTGAGCTTCTCTGTATCAGGGACTCAGCTCTCCCTGCGTTGGGAGCCCCCCAAAGATACAGGGGGACGCCATGATATCAGATACAGCGTGGAGTGCTTGCAGTGTCGAGGCATTGCACAGGATGGGGGTCCCTGCCAACCCTGCGGAAAAGGCGTGCGCTTCGCCCCGGGGGCTTCGGGGCTCACCGCATCTCCGGTGCAGGTGGAAGGCCTCGAGCCTTACGCCAACTACACATTTACCGTCAAATCCCAAA GAGTGTCGGGACTGGAcagttccagccccagcagcGCTTCCCTCAGCATCAACATGGGGCACGCAG AGTCACTCTCTGGCCTGTCCCTGAGGCTGGTGAAGAAAGAACCAAGGCAGCTGGAGCTGACTTGGGCCGGGTCCCGACCCCGAAATCCTGGAGGGAATCTGAGTTATGAGCTGCATGTGCTGAACCAG GATGAAGAATGGCACCAGATGGTTccggaacccagggtcttgttgACAAAACTACAGCCAGACACCACATACATTGTGAGAGTGCGCACATTGACCCCACTGGGCCCTGGCCCTTTCTCCCCTGACCATGAGTTCCGGACAAGCCCACCAG TTTCCAGGAGCCTGACCGGAGGAGAGATTGTGGCCATCATCTTTGGGTTGCTGCTTGGAATAGCTCTGCTGATCGGGATTTATGTCTTCCGTTCGAg GAGAGGCCAGCGGCAGAGACAGCAGAGGCAGCGTGAACGTGCCACCAATGTTGATCGAG AGGACAAGCTGTGGCTAAAACCCTACGTGGACCTCCAGGCCTATGAGGACCCTGCACAGGGAGCCTTGGACTTTGCCCAGGAACTGGACCCAGGCTGGCTGATTGTAGACACTGTCATAGGGGAAG GAGAGTTTGGGGAAGTGTATCGGGGAGCCCTGAGACTCCCCAGCCAAGACTGCAAGACTGTGGCCATTAAGACCTTGAAAGACACATCCCCAGATGGCCAGTGGTGGAATTTCCTTCGAGAGGCAACTATCATGGGCCAGTTCAATCACCCACACATTCTCCGCCTAGAAGGTGTTGTCACAAAAA GAAAGCCCATCATGATCGTCACAGAATTTATGGAAAATGGAGCCCTGGATGCCTTTCTAAAG GAACGAGAGGACCAGCTAGCTcctggtcagctagtggctatgCTGCTGGGCATAGCATCGGGCATGAACTACCTCAGTGGCCACAATTATGTCCATAGAGACCTGGCTGCCAGGAATATCTTGGTGAATCAGAACTTGTGCTGCAAGGTATCTGACTTTGGCTTAACCCGCCTCCTGGATGACTTTGATGGCACCTACGAAACCCAG GGAGGAAAGATCCCCATCCGCTGGACAGCCCCAGAAGCTATTGCCCATCGGATCTTCACCACAGCCAGCGATGTGTGGAGCTTTGGGATTGTAATGTGGGAGGTGCTGAGTTTTGGTGACAAGCCTTATGGGGAGATGAGCAATCAAGAG GTGATGAAAAGCATCGAAGACGGCTACCGGTTGCCCCCTCCTGTGGACTGCCCTGCCCCTCTCTATGAACTCATGAAGAACTGCTGGGCTTACGACAGGACCCGTCGGCCTCACTTCCTCCAGCTGCAGGCACATCTGGAGCAGTTGCTAACTGACCCCCATTCCCTAAGGACCATTGCCAACTTCGACCCCAG GGTGACCCTCCGGCTGCCCAGCCTGAGTGGCTCTGATGGGATCCCTTACCGAAGTGTCTCAGAGTGGCTGGAGTCCATTCGCATGAAGCGCTACATCCTGCACTTCCGTTCGGCTGGGCTGGACACCATGGAGTGTGTGCTGGAGCTGACAGCTGA GGACCTGACGCAGATGGGAATCACATTGCCGGGGCACCAGAAACGCATTCTCTGCAGTATTCAAGGATTTAAGGATTGA